From a region of the Paenibacillus sp. FSL R10-2734 genome:
- a CDS encoding ornithine cyclodeaminase family protein: MLILTKEDIQKVFTMKEAIDASKQALRLYTEGECTVPLRVNIDVPKQQGQNLFMPAYIKEMDATGIKIVSVFPGNIELGKPSVPAQMILLDGKTGEVCAIMDGTFLTQLRTGAVQGAGTDILARKDAKIAVLFGTGGQAATQLEAMLTVRDLEEVRVLDINFDRAKAFAESMQQQFSSFNTRIVAASNGNEAIQDADIITAVTTSTRPVFDGSLVKKGAHVNGVGAYTPQMQELPEQIVQRADKIVFDTIEGVLAEAGDLLIPMEKGLVSKEDFTGELGQIILGQVQGRNSDKEITLFKTVGTAVLDVVTAQLIYQKALATNVGQHIEI, from the coding sequence TGCTAATATTAACTAAAGAAGATATTCAGAAGGTTTTTACAATGAAAGAAGCGATCGACGCAAGTAAACAGGCTCTGCGATTATATACCGAGGGAGAATGTACGGTTCCTTTACGTGTTAATATCGATGTTCCCAAGCAACAAGGGCAAAACCTTTTCATGCCGGCCTATATCAAAGAGATGGATGCTACAGGAATTAAAATAGTGTCTGTGTTTCCGGGTAACATCGAGCTTGGCAAGCCGTCTGTTCCGGCACAAATGATTTTGCTGGACGGAAAAACCGGCGAAGTGTGCGCCATTATGGATGGAACCTTCTTAACGCAGCTTAGAACCGGCGCTGTCCAGGGAGCAGGTACAGATATTTTAGCCAGAAAAGATGCCAAGATTGCCGTCTTGTTTGGAACAGGTGGGCAAGCAGCGACACAGCTGGAAGCGATGCTTACAGTGCGTGATCTTGAGGAAGTGCGGGTATTAGATATCAACTTTGATCGGGCAAAAGCATTTGCCGAGTCGATGCAGCAGCAATTTTCCTCATTCAACACAAGGATTGTTGCCGCAAGTAACGGAAATGAGGCCATTCAAGATGCGGACATCATTACAGCGGTCACAACCTCTACTCGTCCGGTATTTGACGGTAGTCTTGTGAAAAAAGGCGCTCATGTTAACGGAGTTGGCGCGTATACGCCACAAATGCAAGAACTGCCTGAGCAGATTGTACAGCGGGCCGACAAAATTGTATTTGACACCATCGAAGGCGTCTTGGCGGAAGCGGGCGATCTACTGATTCCTATGGAAAAAGGCCTTGTATCGAAAGAGGACTTCACCGGCGAACTAGGACAAATTATTCTAGGCCAGGTACAAGGAAGAAACAGCGATAAGGAAATCACGTTGTTTAAAACTGTGGGAACAGCTGTGCTTGATGTTGTGACGGCACAGTTGATTTATCAAAAGGCTCTCGCTACAAACGTAGG